Proteins from a genomic interval of Salinarchaeum sp. Harcht-Bsk1:
- a CDS encoding ATP-binding cassette domain-containing protein produces the protein MTGEEVSTASESDGPPGIQANDVVASFGAESVLEDVSATVARGELVGLVGPNGAGKTTFLRTISGALAPDDGEIRVVGDSIAALSSAAASRRIAVVPQTTHLSFAFSVRELVEMGRHPHRSRFDPPSREDRALVEAAMERTDTARFADRSIEDVSGGERQRVLLARAIAQDAPVLLLDEPTASLDLHHAVETMAMVRDLVDEDDAAALAAIHDLELAARFCDRILVLAGGAIVAAGPPEDVLEADILEAAFDARIAVEHSPLDGGVTVRALADPELDRRVHVVGGGERAASALGRLGEAGASLSLGPVPAGDRAVSTAEAVDAEPVTVPPFAPADGGAIERALDLAAEADAVVLAATDLPEAWRRCVTGTDTPLVAVGEGPVPVEGALRTDPDSLPGTIEAVARRSADTAKESRNRRALADATVADGGVDVDVDGVPDGDADEETNLDADQETDVGVDGETDGDVDE, from the coding sequence GTGACCGGTGAGGAGGTTTCCACGGCGAGCGAGTCGGACGGACCCCCCGGGATCCAGGCCAACGACGTCGTCGCGTCCTTTGGCGCGGAGTCCGTCCTCGAGGACGTCTCCGCGACCGTCGCCAGGGGCGAACTCGTCGGCCTGGTCGGCCCAAACGGCGCCGGGAAGACCACGTTCCTGCGGACGATCAGCGGCGCGCTGGCTCCCGACGACGGCGAGATCCGGGTCGTCGGCGATTCGATCGCGGCGCTCTCCTCGGCCGCCGCGAGCCGCCGTATCGCCGTCGTCCCCCAGACCACGCACCTCTCCTTCGCCTTCTCCGTGCGCGAACTCGTCGAGATGGGCCGCCACCCACACCGCTCGCGGTTCGACCCACCGAGCCGCGAGGATCGCGCGCTGGTCGAGGCGGCCATGGAGCGCACCGATACCGCCCGCTTCGCCGACCGCTCGATCGAAGACGTCAGCGGCGGCGAGCGCCAGCGCGTGCTGCTCGCCCGTGCGATCGCCCAGGACGCGCCCGTCCTCCTCCTCGACGAACCCACGGCCAGTCTGGACCTGCACCACGCGGTCGAGACGATGGCCATGGTCAGGGACCTCGTGGACGAGGACGACGCCGCGGCACTCGCGGCGATTCACGACCTCGAACTCGCTGCGCGCTTCTGCGATCGCATCCTCGTGCTCGCCGGCGGAGCGATCGTCGCCGCCGGACCGCCCGAGGACGTCCTCGAGGCAGACATCCTCGAGGCGGCTTTCGACGCCCGGATCGCGGTCGAGCACTCGCCGCTGGACGGCGGCGTGACGGTACGTGCGCTGGCCGACCCCGAACTCGACCGGCGCGTCCACGTCGTCGGCGGCGGTGAGCGCGCAGCCTCCGCTCTCGGCCGACTCGGGGAGGCGGGCGCGTCGCTCTCGCTCGGCCCGGTCCCGGCAGGCGACCGCGCCGTCTCGACCGCCGAGGCCGTCGACGCCGAGCCCGTGACGGTTCCGCCGTTCGCCCCAGCCGACGGCGGGGCGATCGAGCGCGCCCTCGACCTCGCGGCCGAGGCCGACGCCGTCGTCCTCGCCGCCACGGACCTCCCGGAGGCCTGGCGACGCTGTGTCACCGGCACCGACACGCCGCTGGTCGCAGTCGGCGAGGGACCCGTCCCCGTCGAGGGCGCCCTCCGGACCGATCCGGACTCGCTTCCGGGGACGATCGAGGCGGTCGCCCGACGGTCGGCAGACACCGCGAAGGAGTCCCGCAATCGGCGAGCGCTCGCCGACGCGACGGTCGCCGACGGCGGGGTCGACGTCGATGTCGACGGAGTGCCCGACGGCGACGCGGACGAGGAGACCAACCTCGACGCGGACCAGGAGACCGACGTCGGCGTCGACGGCGAGACCGACGGCGACGTGGACGAGTAG
- the btuC gene encoding vitamin B12 ABC transporter permease BtuC, whose amino-acid sequence MHAHRRAATYSSGLLAVLVATVLASAAIGTVHVAPGAVVAAVANQFAIPTAVGVSTTTVGLPFVDAALPVPSLDASYWQPFAFDVAGTDETIVVDLRLPRVLLAATVGVGLAAAGTVMQGLFRNPLADPSIIGVSTGAAVGAVAAITLPALVPLGLQPMAFVTGLLTAFGVYWIATENGRTPVATLLLAGVAIQALLGAVISFLMINSGRSMEEVVYWLMGNLHAAQWSDVEFALPIVVAGTLALWAFSPDMNVLLLGEEDAHHLGIEVERTKRLLLGLATVVTAAGVAVAGVIGFVGLIVPHVLRLLVGPDHRVLLPTSALAGGTFLVAADTLARTTPEVLPVGIVTAAAGGPFFLYLLREREVHGL is encoded by the coding sequence ATGCACGCCCACCGGCGCGCGGCGACGTACTCCTCCGGGCTGCTCGCGGTGCTGGTCGCGACGGTGCTGGCCAGCGCCGCGATCGGCACGGTCCACGTCGCTCCGGGAGCCGTCGTCGCCGCGGTGGCAAATCAGTTCGCGATCCCGACCGCCGTCGGCGTCTCGACGACGACGGTCGGACTCCCGTTCGTCGACGCCGCCCTTCCCGTCCCGTCGCTGGACGCTAGCTACTGGCAGCCCTTCGCGTTCGACGTCGCCGGGACCGACGAGACGATCGTCGTGGATCTGCGCCTCCCTCGCGTCTTGCTCGCGGCCACGGTCGGCGTGGGACTCGCCGCCGCCGGCACCGTCATGCAGGGACTGTTCCGGAACCCGCTCGCGGATCCCTCGATCATCGGCGTCTCGACCGGCGCCGCGGTCGGTGCGGTCGCCGCGATCACGTTGCCCGCGCTCGTCCCGCTCGGCCTGCAGCCGATGGCGTTCGTCACCGGCCTGTTGACCGCCTTCGGCGTCTACTGGATCGCGACCGAGAACGGCCGGACGCCGGTCGCCACGCTGTTGCTCGCTGGCGTGGCGATCCAGGCACTGCTCGGCGCGGTGATCTCCTTTCTGATGATCAACAGCGGCCGGAGCATGGAGGAGGTCGTCTACTGGCTGATGGGGAACCTCCACGCCGCGCAGTGGAGCGACGTCGAGTTCGCGCTGCCCATCGTCGTCGCCGGCACGCTTGCACTCTGGGCGTTCAGCCCCGACATGAACGTCTTGCTGCTCGGCGAGGAGGATGCCCACCACCTCGGGATCGAGGTCGAGCGAACCAAGCGGCTGCTGCTGGGCCTCGCGACGGTCGTCACCGCCGCGGGCGTCGCCGTCGCCGGCGTCATCGGCTTCGTCGGCCTGATCGTCCCGCACGTCCTCCGCCTGCTCGTCGGTCCGGACCACCGCGTCCTCCTGCCGACGAGCGCGCTCGCCGGCGGCACCTTCCTCGTCGCCGCGGACACGCTCGCCAGGACGACGCCGGAGGTACTGCCGGTCGGCATCGTGACCGCTGCCGCCGGCGGTCCGTTCTTCCTCTACCTACTCCGGGAACGGGAGGTGCACGGACTGTGA
- a CDS encoding PGF-CTERM-anchored ABC transporter substrate-binding protein, translated as MTRTSKALVAALVVVAALVGGVGHVAAADAVGPTTAEAALAQENCSFPVTLTDASGTDVTLDESPEDVVVLGASSAQTVWELGEQDRVVGMPVGPSTAYLDGSQDRTHVLDGIRVQTETVVDLDPDVVIAPGGIIAPEDVQALRDAGLTVYVTNDGNSIQDVRDRVTSTGRLLGACDAADDTVSWMDERLAVVNETTQGVDRPSVFYWLGGGYTAGSGTFQGELLQLAGADNAAANMGISGWAAAEPEAIVAEDPDYILVSEGTTLPEDHPVQQTTAVQEGNVITVNGNYWNQPAPRIVLAVEEVTQQLHNESYQEATSDSEGSSGDALPGFGVGAAAIALLGTVLALQRRE; from the coding sequence ATGACGCGCACAAGCAAGGCACTCGTCGCCGCGCTGGTCGTGGTGGCCGCGCTCGTGGGGGGCGTCGGCCACGTGGCCGCAGCGGACGCGGTCGGCCCGACGACCGCGGAGGCGGCGCTCGCCCAGGAGAACTGCTCGTTCCCGGTGACGCTCACCGACGCGTCGGGAACAGACGTGACGCTCGATGAATCGCCGGAGGACGTCGTGGTCCTCGGCGCCAGTAGCGCCCAGACCGTCTGGGAACTCGGCGAGCAAGACCGCGTCGTCGGGATGCCCGTCGGTCCGAGCACGGCGTATCTCGACGGCTCGCAGGATCGAACGCACGTGCTCGACGGCATCCGGGTCCAGACGGAGACCGTCGTCGACCTCGATCCCGACGTCGTGATCGCACCGGGCGGTATTATCGCCCCCGAAGACGTCCAGGCGCTGCGCGACGCAGGGCTCACGGTGTACGTCACGAACGACGGGAACTCGATTCAGGACGTCCGGGATCGCGTCACGAGCACTGGCCGACTGCTCGGTGCCTGCGACGCAGCCGACGACACCGTCTCCTGGATGGACGAACGCCTGGCTGTGGTCAACGAGACCACGCAGGGCGTCGATCGGCCGAGCGTCTTCTACTGGCTCGGTGGCGGCTACACGGCCGGCTCGGGCACCTTCCAGGGCGAACTCCTCCAGCTCGCTGGCGCCGACAACGCCGCCGCGAACATGGGCATCTCCGGCTGGGCCGCAGCCGAACCCGAAGCCATCGTCGCCGAGGACCCCGACTACATCCTCGTCTCCGAAGGCACCACGCTACCCGAGGACCATCCGGTCCAGCAGACCACCGCGGTCCAGGAGGGCAACGTGATCACCGTGAACGGTAACTACTGGAACCAGCCTGCGCCGCGGATCGTCCTCGCCGTCGAGGAGGTCACCCAACAGCTACACAACGAGTCCTACCAGGAGGCGACGAGCGACTCGGAAGGTAGTTCGGGCGACGCGCTGCCTGGCTTCGGCGTCGGTGCTGCGGCCATCGCGCTGCTCGGTACCGTGCTCGCGCTCCAGCGCCGGGAGTAG
- a CDS encoding GAP family protein, which yields MSLLQVLPLAIVMVAGPQFLSAIFLATTDRWRANSLAFVAGAALSISAVVTAAYLLGGGVRDQTGSSGVLDAVILGLLLLAMVRVYLNREESEPPEWMGKLTTASPRFSFRLGVLLLGFFPTDVITSVSVGSFLAAQEAPLTDALGFLAVTLTLLALPSLTVLAFSERAEAFLPRVREWMNDNAWIVNEVVLLFFVAIVGSNFL from the coding sequence GTGAGCCTCCTCCAGGTCCTCCCGCTGGCGATCGTGATGGTCGCGGGTCCCCAGTTCCTGAGTGCCATCTTCCTCGCGACGACCGATCGGTGGCGAGCGAACTCCCTGGCCTTCGTCGCCGGCGCAGCGCTCTCGATTTCGGCCGTGGTGACCGCCGCCTACCTCCTCGGTGGAGGCGTGCGCGACCAGACCGGATCGAGCGGCGTCCTCGACGCGGTTATCCTCGGGTTGCTGCTTCTGGCGATGGTTCGGGTGTACCTGAACAGGGAGGAATCCGAACCGCCGGAGTGGATGGGGAAGTTGACGACCGCCTCGCCGCGCTTCTCCTTTCGCCTCGGCGTCCTCCTGCTCGGGTTCTTTCCGACGGACGTCATCACGTCCGTCTCCGTGGGTTCCTTCCTCGCGGCGCAGGAAGCCCCACTCACGGACGCCCTCGGCTTCCTCGCGGTCACGCTCACGTTGCTGGCCCTCCCGTCGCTCACCGTCCTGGCGTTCAGCGAGCGGGCGGAGGCGTTCCTGCCCCGAGTCCGTGAGTGGATGAACGACAACGCCTGGATCGTCAACGAGGTCGTCCTCCTCTTCTTCGTCGCGATCGTCGGGAGCAATTTCCTGTGA
- a CDS encoding glycosyl hydrolase family 18 protein, which produces MNESRRSILRKASALSALAVGASATASAADCSGVSEWDSTTAYNGGDQVTHDGDLFTAEWWTKGEEPDGSKSVWTNEGACDGSGGGGGSETDCSGVSAWDSSTAYNGGDQVTHDGQLWTAEWWTQGTEPAESEAVWTLEGACTTNEAPTASFTVSPSNPAPGESVTFDASGSSDPDGTISSYSWEFGDGTSGSGESTTHTYDAAQVVTVTLTVTDDGGETASTTQDVTIGDPNAAPTASFTNDPASPEPGQTATFDASGSGDSDGSIASYEWEFGDGTTATGQTVDHTFASEGTYSVTLTVTDDDGATGTTTTDVSVTTGPSDEFKVIGYYPGWKASSPYDYYPEDIPWDKVTDVQYAFLGVDASAGEPTIMSTRDEENLQTFKELKSGPASDTRVTLSIGGWEDSEGFSQIAGSSSKRQSFADRCVEILRQYDLDGIDIDWEHPGSSQGKCQCGSNEDYETHVDLLQAIRDALDAAGQEDGKQYHLSVANGGSDWNAGGLRHGEIGEVCDYTSIMAYDFTGSWMDQVGQNAPLYGTQHPLETTEYGTQYQNQYYVEYAVDKLYGGEHDETGYWPGQWEYPPAPPAEYNELVLGLPFYGRGFNGTEMYGSYSGLPEGTWHSALEDGADPTGAFDYGDIEENMEGASGWNKSRHDPGAVPYIVNESEETIISYDDAQSIAEKVSFAKERGMQGVMFWELSQDWNHTLLDAILAEI; this is translated from the coding sequence ATGAACGAATCACGACGCAGCATCCTACGGAAGGCATCGGCACTCTCCGCGCTGGCGGTCGGCGCGAGTGCAACAGCATCGGCAGCGGACTGTAGCGGCGTCTCGGAGTGGGACTCCACCACAGCCTACAACGGCGGCGATCAGGTCACTCACGACGGCGACCTGTTCACCGCCGAGTGGTGGACGAAGGGCGAGGAACCAGACGGCAGCAAGTCAGTCTGGACGAACGAGGGCGCCTGTGACGGCAGTGGTGGCGGTGGCGGCAGCGAGACCGACTGTTCCGGCGTCTCCGCCTGGGACTCCTCGACCGCCTACAACGGCGGCGACCAGGTCACTCACGACGGCCAGCTCTGGACCGCCGAGTGGTGGACCCAGGGCACCGAGCCCGCGGAGAGCGAGGCCGTCTGGACGCTCGAGGGCGCCTGCACGACCAACGAGGCCCCGACCGCATCGTTCACCGTCAGCCCCTCGAACCCCGCCCCAGGCGAGTCCGTCACCTTCGACGCGAGCGGTTCGTCGGACCCGGACGGCACCATCTCGTCCTACTCCTGGGAGTTCGGCGACGGCACGAGCGGCAGCGGCGAGTCGACGACTCACACCTACGACGCCGCCCAGGTCGTCACGGTCACGCTGACCGTCACAGACGACGGTGGCGAGACCGCGAGCACCACCCAGGACGTGACGATCGGCGATCCGAACGCCGCTCCGACCGCGTCGTTCACCAACGATCCGGCCTCGCCAGAACCCGGCCAGACGGCGACGTTCGACGCCAGCGGCTCCGGCGACTCGGACGGTTCGATCGCCAGCTACGAGTGGGAGTTCGGCGACGGCACCACGGCGACCGGCCAGACCGTCGACCACACGTTCGCGAGCGAGGGGACCTATTCGGTCACGCTGACCGTCACCGACGACGACGGCGCGACCGGCACGACGACGACCGACGTCAGCGTGACGACCGGCCCCTCCGACGAGTTCAAAGTCATCGGCTACTACCCCGGCTGGAAGGCGTCCTCGCCCTACGACTACTACCCCGAGGACATCCCGTGGGACAAGGTCACCGACGTGCAGTACGCGTTCCTCGGCGTCGACGCATCGGCGGGCGAGCCGACGATCATGAGCACGCGAGACGAGGAGAACCTGCAGACGTTCAAGGAGCTCAAGTCCGGGCCCGCCTCGGACACGCGGGTCACCCTCTCCATCGGTGGCTGGGAGGACTCCGAAGGCTTCAGTCAGATCGCCGGTAGCTCGAGCAAGCGCCAGTCTTTCGCGGACCGCTGCGTCGAGATCCTGCGCCAGTACGATCTGGACGGTATCGACATCGACTGGGAGCACCCCGGCAGTTCGCAGGGCAAGTGTCAGTGTGGCTCCAACGAGGACTACGAGACGCACGTCGACCTGTTGCAGGCGATCCGCGACGCGCTCGACGCGGCCGGCCAGGAGGACGGCAAGCAGTACCACCTCTCCGTCGCGAACGGTGGCTCCGACTGGAACGCCGGCGGCCTGCGCCACGGCGAGATCGGCGAGGTGTGTGATTACACCTCGATCATGGCCTACGACTTCACGGGCTCCTGGATGGATCAGGTCGGTCAGAACGCGCCGCTCTATGGCACCCAGCACCCGCTGGAGACGACCGAGTACGGGACGCAGTACCAGAATCAGTACTACGTCGAGTACGCCGTCGACAAGCTCTACGGTGGCGAGCACGACGAGACCGGCTACTGGCCCGGCCAGTGGGAGTACCCGCCCGCACCGCCGGCGGAGTACAACGAGCTCGTCCTCGGCCTGCCGTTCTACGGCCGTGGCTTCAACGGCACCGAGATGTACGGCAGCTACTCCGGACTGCCGGAAGGTACCTGGCACAGCGCACTCGAGGACGGCGCCGATCCGACCGGCGCGTTCGACTACGGCGACATCGAGGAGAACATGGAGGGCGCCAGTGGCTGGAACAAGTCCCGCCACGACCCCGGCGCGGTGCCCTACATCGTCAACGAGAGCGAGGAGACGATCATCAGCTACGACGACGCGCAGTCGATCGCCGAGAAGGTCAGCTTCGCCAAGGAGCGCGGCATGCAGGGCGTGATGTTCTGGGAGCTGTCCCAGGACTGGAACCACACGCTGCTGGACGCGATCCTCGCGGAGATCTGA
- a CDS encoding PKD domain-containing protein, which translates to MNETRRSILRKASALSALALGASATASAADCSGVPAWDPDTAYNGGDQVTYDGTLYTAEWWTRGSTPDDSKSVWTAEGSCDGDGGGGGGGGGGGGDGASCDGVSVWESDVAYTGGDQVVHDGKLWTAEWWTRGTEPAESENVWTLEGNCGNFSPTAVASATPTNPAVGATVEFDGSGSSDQDGTISSYSWAFGNGASATGQTASHSYGSKGDYTATLTVTDDAGATDTDSITISVGDDGGGGGGSKEDDVFAPYQGTWGDVPNATLNANTDRVVLSFVGDATDGDGVNPGWLTSGGQRPLSDFAGEIQTLQDNGVEVWVAIGGWDGRTVARDATDATVLKDAYAEILDTLGVTHLDIDDENANEAGRDGSVYRIRNEALAMLQDERPEVKISYTVPAGSGGIENRNYSPAKDMVADAVAQGVDLSYVNVMTMGYSGDYTSFISGAAQGTVDWLANPFPNKTEAERWEMLGVTPNVGESNFTESDGQWLVDYAEQHDMGLLSFWAMYKSSANAQADIFYQFEDDED; encoded by the coding sequence ATGAACGAAACTCGACGCAGCATCCTACGGAAGGCATCGGCACTGTCAGCGCTCGCTCTCGGCGCGAGCGCGACTGCATCGGCAGCGGACTGTTCGGGCGTCCCGGCGTGGGATCCCGACACGGCCTACAACGGCGGCGATCAGGTGACCTACGACGGGACCCTCTACACCGCGGAGTGGTGGACCCGCGGCTCCACGCCGGACGACTCGAAGTCCGTCTGGACCGCAGAGGGCTCCTGCGATGGCGACGGCGGTGGCGGGGGCGGCGGTGGCGGCGGTGGCGGCGACGGCGCCTCCTGTGACGGCGTGTCCGTCTGGGAATCCGACGTGGCCTACACTGGCGGCGACCAGGTCGTCCACGACGGCAAGCTCTGGACCGCCGAGTGGTGGACGCGCGGGACCGAGCCCGCCGAGAGCGAGAACGTCTGGACGCTCGAGGGCAACTGCGGGAACTTCTCGCCCACGGCGGTCGCCTCGGCGACCCCGACGAACCCGGCCGTCGGCGCGACGGTCGAGTTCGACGGCTCGGGCTCCTCGGATCAGGACGGCACGATCAGCTCCTACAGCTGGGCATTCGGCAACGGCGCGTCGGCGACGGGCCAGACTGCCAGTCACAGCTACGGCTCGAAAGGCGACTACACCGCGACGCTCACGGTCACGGACGACGCCGGCGCGACCGACACCGACTCGATCACGATCTCCGTCGGCGACGACGGTGGCGGCGGTGGCGGTAGCAAGGAGGACGACGTGTTCGCGCCCTACCAGGGCACCTGGGGCGACGTCCCGAACGCGACGCTGAACGCGAACACCGATCGCGTGGTGCTGTCGTTCGTCGGCGACGCGACCGACGGCGACGGCGTCAACCCCGGCTGGCTCACATCCGGTGGCCAGCGCCCGCTCTCGGACTTCGCCGGCGAGATCCAGACCCTGCAGGACAACGGCGTCGAGGTCTGGGTCGCCATCGGCGGCTGGGACGGCCGGACGGTCGCACGCGACGCGACCGACGCGACCGTGCTCAAGGACGCCTACGCGGAGATCCTCGACACGCTCGGCGTCACGCACCTCGACATCGACGACGAGAACGCCAACGAGGCGGGTCGCGACGGCAGCGTCTACCGGATCCGCAACGAGGCGCTCGCGATGCTCCAGGACGAGCGGCCCGAGGTGAAGATCTCCTACACGGTGCCGGCGGGCTCCGGCGGCATCGAGAACCGGAACTACTCGCCCGCGAAGGACATGGTCGCCGACGCCGTCGCGCAGGGCGTCGACCTGTCCTACGTCAACGTCATGACGATGGGCTACTCCGGCGACTACACGAGCTTCATCTCCGGCGCCGCCCAGGGCACCGTCGACTGGCTCGCGAACCCCTTCCCGAACAAGACCGAGGCCGAGCGCTGGGAGATGCTCGGCGTGACGCCGAACGTCGGCGAGAGCAACTTCACCGAGAGCGACGGGCAGTGGCTCGTGGACTACGCCGAGCAGCATGACATGGGCCTGCTCTCCTTCTGGGCCATGTACAAGTCCAGCGCGAACGCGCAGGCTGACATCTTCTATCAGTTCGAGGACGACGAGGACTGA
- a CDS encoding glycosyl hydrolase family 18 protein, whose product MNETRRSILRKASALGALALGASATASAADCSGVSEWDPDTAYNGGDQVTYDGDLFTAEWWTKGSTPDGSKSVWTNEGPCDGGGGGGGGGGGDQADCSGVPAYDSSAAYTGGDQVTHETSLWTAEWWTQGTEPAESENVWTLEGACNEGPTPSFAVSPSNPAPGESATFDASDSSDPDGSISSYEWTIDGTSASGQTVTETFQSAGFYTVELTVTDDSGTSATTSQEITVGDPNLLPSASIDAPDFVNPGEVASFDGSGSSDPDGSISSYEWDFGDGSTGSGATVDHTYSSEGQYTVTLTVTDADGATATAETTVGVGVATGDQRVVAYYRQWSQYEREYLPADIPFDEITHAQYAFGRPEKDGSLNLVGDSYGQQVFYAEEDWQGPDRGKTFSGYARERDDVTFLLSIGGWGDSEYFSPVAQDPAKREKFAQECADLVTKTGIDGVDIDWEYPGGGGCTADSPVCDIDNISQPGDQEKYTLLLEEIRAALDEAQANNPDRNEPYVLTAAQSADPGKLDGLEHGKLSDVLDFVSVMTFDYRGIWSDYTGHQSPLDADPDSPLPKADTWNASSALQYYVDQGWDPQQLNMAVPFYGRSWTDVQQPESGVGSSVDDGLHQPFQGEDEDASGEGSYPGPGQQGTSLGGVWDAFDLVGDGRTGSNPVNLDGANWETYFDEDAASSWSFNAESRLMITHPTTQSMEAKGSWLSNSPYGGTMLWAIGADTKEGTLITALWNALNG is encoded by the coding sequence ATGAACGAAACTCGACGCAGCATCCTACGCAAAGCATCGGCACTTGGCGCACTGGCCCTCGGGGCGAGTGCCACAGCATCGGCAGCGGACTGTAGCGGCGTCTCCGAGTGGGATCCCGACACCGCCTACAACGGCGGCGACCAGGTCACCTACGACGGCGACCTGTTCACCGCCGAGTGGTGGACGAAGGGCTCCACGCCGGACGGATCGAAGTCCGTCTGGACCAACGAGGGCCCCTGTGACGGCGGTGGCGGCGGTGGCGGTGGTGGAGGCGGCGATCAGGCCGACTGTAGCGGCGTCCCAGCGTACGATTCCAGCGCGGCGTACACGGGCGGCGATCAGGTGACCCACGAGACCTCGCTCTGGACGGCAGAGTGGTGGACCCAGGGCACCGAACCTGCAGAGAGCGAGAACGTCTGGACGCTGGAGGGAGCCTGTAACGAGGGGCCGACGCCATCGTTCGCTGTCAGCCCGTCGAACCCGGCACCCGGCGAGTCCGCTACCTTCGACGCGTCGGACTCCTCGGATCCTGACGGCTCGATATCGTCCTACGAGTGGACCATCGACGGCACCTCCGCGAGTGGACAGACGGTGACGGAGACGTTCCAGAGCGCTGGCTTCTATACGGTCGAGCTCACCGTCACGGACGACAGCGGTACGTCGGCGACGACGAGTCAGGAGATCACGGTCGGCGACCCGAACCTCCTGCCCTCGGCGTCGATCGACGCGCCGGACTTCGTGAACCCCGGCGAAGTCGCCAGCTTCGACGGATCGGGATCCTCGGATCCCGACGGTTCCATCTCGTCCTACGAGTGGGACTTCGGCGACGGTTCGACCGGCAGCGGCGCGACGGTCGATCACACCTACAGCAGCGAGGGACAGTACACGGTCACGCTCACTGTGACGGACGCCGACGGCGCGACTGCGACTGCCGAGACGACCGTCGGCGTCGGCGTCGCCACGGGCGACCAGCGCGTGGTCGCCTACTACCGGCAGTGGTCCCAGTACGAGCGGGAGTACCTGCCGGCGGACATTCCTTTCGACGAGATCACCCACGCCCAGTACGCGTTCGGGCGACCCGAGAAGGACGGATCGCTGAACCTCGTCGGCGACAGCTACGGTCAGCAGGTCTTCTACGCCGAGGAGGACTGGCAGGGCCCCGATCGCGGGAAGACGTTCAGCGGTTACGCCCGCGAGCGCGACGACGTCACCTTCCTGCTCTCGATCGGGGGCTGGGGCGACTCCGAGTACTTCTCGCCGGTCGCCCAGGACCCGGCCAAGCGCGAGAAGTTCGCCCAGGAGTGTGCGGACCTCGTGACGAAGACGGGCATCGACGGCGTCGACATCGACTGGGAGTATCCCGGCGGTGGCGGCTGTACTGCCGACTCCCCGGTCTGTGACATCGACAACATCTCACAGCCCGGCGACCAGGAGAAGTACACCCTCCTCCTCGAGGAGATCCGCGCCGCGCTCGACGAGGCGCAGGCGAACAATCCCGATCGCAACGAGCCGTACGTGCTCACTGCCGCCCAGAGCGCAGACCCCGGCAAACTCGACGGCCTCGAGCACGGGAAGCTCTCGGACGTCCTCGACTTCGTCTCGGTCATGACCTTCGACTATCGCGGCATCTGGAGTGACTACACGGGACACCAGTCGCCGCTGGACGCGGATCCCGACTCGCCGCTTCCGAAGGCCGACACCTGGAACGCGTCCTCGGCGCTCCAGTACTACGTCGACCAGGGCTGGGACCCCCAGCAGCTCAACATGGCCGTGCCGTTCTACGGCCGCAGCTGGACCGACGTCCAGCAGCCCGAGAGCGGCGTCGGCTCGTCTGTCGACGACGGGCTGCACCAGCCGTTCCAGGGCGAGGACGAGGACGCGAGCGGCGAGGGCTCCTACCCCGGCCCGGGCCAGCAGGGCACCAGCCTCGGTGGCGTCTGGGACGCCTTCGACCTCGTCGGTGACGGTCGGACGGGCTCCAACCCCGTCAACCTCGACGGCGCCAACTGGGAGACCTACTTCGATGAGGACGCCGCCTCCTCCTGGAGCTTCAACGCCGAGAGCCGGCTGATGATCACGCACCCGACGACGCAGTCGATGGAAGCCAAGGGCAGCTGGCTGTCGAATTCGCCCTACGGTGGGACGATGCTCTGGGCGATCGGCGCAGATACGAAGGAAGGCACGCTCATCACCGCGCTCTGGAACGCGCTAAACGGATAA